One Brassica napus cultivar Da-Ae chromosome C2, Da-Ae, whole genome shotgun sequence DNA window includes the following coding sequences:
- the LOC106388192 gene encoding YTH domain-containing protein ECT3 isoform X1 produces MATTISPSDQAADLLHNLSLDPETMAKVPDTGNKDVYGGTKSGKTNLLPTNVRAVTGLNQKKLAFNQKGSYGTYPTGYYTPPYQYPRYGYDMNYASGKTNTTLQYPHLSTYQGRSGSYGQSFGYNMDSMYSMYGPYMNGYGYDSYGYGTYKQTPSWYKTMAYGFSGYGKENFAGLDELNRGPRAKGFKIGQESSQPETLKEQEIGKKTSEDVSLPDSKDYNKEDFSETYSNAKLFVIKSYSEDDIHKSIKYNVWSSTPNGNKKLDAAYNEAKEKSNGSCPVFLMFSVNTSGQFVGLAEMVGPVDFNQTVEYWQQDKWIGCFPVKWHIVKDIPNSSLRHITLENNENKPVTNSRDTQEVTLEQGMKVIKIFKEHASKACILDDFAFYESREKIIKEGKKKQQQYKIKQALAAIDKKAIPKDETKETRSTAPQVASEISQNDVAEVASAC; encoded by the exons ATGGCTACTACCATTTCTCCTTCCGATC AAGCTGCAGATTTGCTGCACAATCTCTCCCTTGATCCGGAAACCATGGCCAAAGTCCCTGACACTGGGAATAAG GATGTTTATGGCGGAACCAAGAGTGGCAAGACTAATCTTTTACCCACAAATGTTAGAGCTGTGACTGGATTGAACCAAAAGAAACTTGCTTTCAATCAAAAGGGCTCCTATGGTACCTACCCTACTGGCTATTATACTCCACCCTATCAGTACCCGAGATACGGTTATGACATGAACTATGCTTCCGGAAAGACCAACACCACTCTTCAGTATCCCCACCTG AGTACATATCAGGGACGATCAGGAAGCTATGGTCAGTCCTTCGGATACAACATGGACAGCATGTACTCAATGTATGGGCCTTACATGAATGGCTATGGATATGATTCTTATGGTTACGGCACTTACAAGCAAACTCCAAGTTGGTACAAGACAATGGCTTACGGGTTTTCTGGGTATGGCAAAGAGAACTTTGCTGGGTTAGACGAGCTGAATAGAGGGCCAAGAGCCAAGGGCTTCAAGATTGGCCAAGAAAGTTCCCAGCCAGAAACTCTGAAAGAGCAGGAAATAGGGAAGAAGACGAGTGAAGATGTTTCTCTTCCAGATTCCAAGGACTACAACAAGGAAGATTTCTCTGAAACCTACTCTAATGCGAAACTGTTTGTAATCAAATCATACAGTGAAGATGATATTCACAAAAGCATCAAATACAATGTGTGGTCCAGCACCCCCAATGGCAACAAGAAGCTTGATGCTGCGTATAATGAGGCTAAAGAGAAGTCAAATGGGTCCTGTCCTGTTTTTCTAATGTTCTCT GTAAACACAAGTGGGCAATTTGTTGGTTTAGCTGAGATGGTAGGACCAGTAGATTTTAATCAGACAGTGGAGTACTGGCAGCAGGACAAGTGGATTGGTTGCTTCCCTGTTAAGTGGCACATTGTCAAAGACATCCCAAATAGTTCCTTGAGGCATATAACTCTGGAGAACAACGAGAACAAGCCAGTTACAAATAGCCGAGACACACAGGAG GTAACCCTAGAGCAAGGCATGAAAGTCATCAAGATTTTCAAGGAACATGCAAGCAAGGCATGCATACTGGATGATTTTGCATTCTATGAGAGTCGTGAAAAGATAATCAAAGAAGGCAAAAAGAAGCAGCAGCAATATAAAATAAAG CAAGCTTTAGCTGCCATTGACAAAAAGGCCATTCCCAAAGACGAAACCAAAGAGACAAGAAGTACAGCGCCACAAGTTGCCAGCGAGATATCACAAAACGATGTTGCTGAAGTAGCTAGCGCTTGCTGA
- the LOC106388192 gene encoding YTH domain-containing protein ECT3 isoform X2, with product MATTISPSDPADLLHNLSLDPETMAKVPDTGNKDVYGGTKSGKTNLLPTNVRAVTGLNQKKLAFNQKGSYGTYPTGYYTPPYQYPRYGYDMNYASGKTNTTLQYPHLSTYQGRSGSYGQSFGYNMDSMYSMYGPYMNGYGYDSYGYGTYKQTPSWYKTMAYGFSGYGKENFAGLDELNRGPRAKGFKIGQESSQPETLKEQEIGKKTSEDVSLPDSKDYNKEDFSETYSNAKLFVIKSYSEDDIHKSIKYNVWSSTPNGNKKLDAAYNEAKEKSNGSCPVFLMFSVNTSGQFVGLAEMVGPVDFNQTVEYWQQDKWIGCFPVKWHIVKDIPNSSLRHITLENNENKPVTNSRDTQEVTLEQGMKVIKIFKEHASKACILDDFAFYESREKIIKEGKKKQQQYKIKQALAAIDKKAIPKDETKETRSTAPQVASEISQNDVAEVASAC from the exons ATGGCTACTACCATTTCTCCTTCCGATC CTGCAGATTTGCTGCACAATCTCTCCCTTGATCCGGAAACCATGGCCAAAGTCCCTGACACTGGGAATAAG GATGTTTATGGCGGAACCAAGAGTGGCAAGACTAATCTTTTACCCACAAATGTTAGAGCTGTGACTGGATTGAACCAAAAGAAACTTGCTTTCAATCAAAAGGGCTCCTATGGTACCTACCCTACTGGCTATTATACTCCACCCTATCAGTACCCGAGATACGGTTATGACATGAACTATGCTTCCGGAAAGACCAACACCACTCTTCAGTATCCCCACCTG AGTACATATCAGGGACGATCAGGAAGCTATGGTCAGTCCTTCGGATACAACATGGACAGCATGTACTCAATGTATGGGCCTTACATGAATGGCTATGGATATGATTCTTATGGTTACGGCACTTACAAGCAAACTCCAAGTTGGTACAAGACAATGGCTTACGGGTTTTCTGGGTATGGCAAAGAGAACTTTGCTGGGTTAGACGAGCTGAATAGAGGGCCAAGAGCCAAGGGCTTCAAGATTGGCCAAGAAAGTTCCCAGCCAGAAACTCTGAAAGAGCAGGAAATAGGGAAGAAGACGAGTGAAGATGTTTCTCTTCCAGATTCCAAGGACTACAACAAGGAAGATTTCTCTGAAACCTACTCTAATGCGAAACTGTTTGTAATCAAATCATACAGTGAAGATGATATTCACAAAAGCATCAAATACAATGTGTGGTCCAGCACCCCCAATGGCAACAAGAAGCTTGATGCTGCGTATAATGAGGCTAAAGAGAAGTCAAATGGGTCCTGTCCTGTTTTTCTAATGTTCTCT GTAAACACAAGTGGGCAATTTGTTGGTTTAGCTGAGATGGTAGGACCAGTAGATTTTAATCAGACAGTGGAGTACTGGCAGCAGGACAAGTGGATTGGTTGCTTCCCTGTTAAGTGGCACATTGTCAAAGACATCCCAAATAGTTCCTTGAGGCATATAACTCTGGAGAACAACGAGAACAAGCCAGTTACAAATAGCCGAGACACACAGGAG GTAACCCTAGAGCAAGGCATGAAAGTCATCAAGATTTTCAAGGAACATGCAAGCAAGGCATGCATACTGGATGATTTTGCATTCTATGAGAGTCGTGAAAAGATAATCAAAGAAGGCAAAAAGAAGCAGCAGCAATATAAAATAAAG CAAGCTTTAGCTGCCATTGACAAAAAGGCCATTCCCAAAGACGAAACCAAAGAGACAAGAAGTACAGCGCCACAAGTTGCCAGCGAGATATCACAAAACGATGTTGCTGAAGTAGCTAGCGCTTGCTGA